CGCAGTTTGGGCACGCGTCTGATTTGTGCGTCGCTCTCTCACGCAAGTCCGTTGGACAATTTATCGCGGCAGCAACTCCATCATTTCGATATTCGGCGACGACACGGCCGTGACGCAGCAGAATTTTTCGTTGGGCCAGGTTGCCGAGACCCGGGTCGTGCGTGGCGACGACGATGGTTTTACCCCGCTGGTGAAGGGCGTGGAAGATCTCAATCACCTTTTCCTCATTCGCCTCATCGAGATTGGCTGTAGGTTCGTCGGCAAGGATGATTTTCGGGTCGTTGATCAGCGCGCGGGCGATGCATACGCGCTGCTGTTCGCCGCCCGAAAGTTGCGACGGCAGGTGGCTGGTGCGATGCGTCATTTGCACCGCTTCCAGCGCGCGCGCGGCTTGCTCCTTGTCGGCGAGTGAATGGTAATACTGCGCCAACATCACGTTTTCGAGCGCGGTCAGATAGGGGATGAGGTGAAACTGCTGGAAGATGAGGCCGATGTTTTCACGTCGAAAGGTCGTCATCTCGTCGGAAGCAAATTGAGTTGTTTCGCGTTCCAACACTACGACACGACCGCTGGTCGGGCGATCCAAGCCATCCAGCAAGTTGAGAAAGGTCGTTTTGCCTGAGCCGGACGGACCGATTAACGACACCCACTCGCCCAATGCGATTTGAACGGACACGCCGTCGAGCGCGCACACGCCGCCCGGATAGGCGCGGGTTGCGTTTTCCAGAGTAATCGCGACAGTGTTCATGTTCATTCTCCTCTCAAAGCGGTTGCGGGTTGAAAGCGCAGGGCGCGCACGCAAGCGATGCCTCCCGCCAGCAAAGCGACAAGCGTGGTTGTTCCGAGCGCGGCTAGTCCTGCCGTGCCGTGCGGCGTGATGACGGCGTGAAAAATCTGTCGCGACACGAGCGCGGCCAAAGCTGTGCCGATGCCGAAACCAATGACGGCTGCTGCTAATCCCAGCGCGGCGCTTTCAGCCAACAGAAAGCCAATTACCGAGCGCCTCTTTGCACCCAATGCTTGCAAGAGAGCAAACTCCTTCCGCCGTTCGATCACGCGCGCCAGCATCGAAGCGGAAACCCCCAGCGCGGTGAGCACCAGCACGGTCCAAAGACTCACGACGCACAGCAGGTTTACTTTTTCCAGCACATGCTCCTCGCCGCGCAGAATCTGCCGCAATGGCTTGATCTCGACGTTGGCGCTGGACGCAGTCAACGCTTGCGCCATCCGGTCAATCTGATTTTCGCCGCCGGCCACGGACAACAGCGCGTAACGAAATTCGGTTTGCTCCAACGGCCCGGTCACAAACACGCGGTCATCGTCTTCATCTCCGGTTTCCATAATGCCCGCGACGGTAAACTGCGACGACTTTGATTCTCCCGGCCATTCAATTGACACTGGCTGCCCGGTCTTCAATTCCAGCGTGGTTGCGGCGCGGCGTCCGACCACACATTCTTTTGCGCCCGCTGCCCGCTGGCCGGTCACCGCCCAATAAGGCGTAAGCTGGCGCAATGCTTCCGGGTCGGCTGCGACGACAGCCACAGGATTGCCTTTGATCATCCCGACGCGCACCGCCAACTGCGCCACGCTCGCCCCGTGAGCGTGCGCGACGTTCGTAAACGCACTCCAGTCGGTTTGTGCTGCGTTGGCGGGATAGGCCACGGCGTTTGCGCCGACCTGGCGTAACGCGGCGCTCATTTTTCGGCCCACTTCAAACGCGGCGGTGGTGAACAACGTGACCAGCGCAGCGCACATGGCCAGTGTAATGAGTGTCCAGGCGGAAATGCGCGCGTTGTTCAGCAGCGAACGCACTACCATTGTCGCCAGCATCCCGCGCCGGTTAGTTGCCATGAAGCACCTCCGCTGTGTTTTGATTCAAAGTGTGCGCAACGGGCAGCGCACTCCCTGCCAGAGCCGTGATCAAGCCGAGCATTGGAGAGAGCAGCCACAACGCCGCGTGGGTCTCCGTCTGGCTGCCAAATACAGCATGGACCAACCACGCGCCGAGCCACGAACCGGTCGCGGCTGCGACCGTGCCGCCCGCCAGTCCCAGCAAGCTCGCTTCGGTCAGAAACAGCCGTAAAATGTTTTCCCCGTGCGCGCCGATGGCCCGCATCAGCGCCACTTCGGTGCGGCGTTCCAGGACCGCTGAAGTCAACACGCCCATCGTGCTCAACGTGCAAGCCATCAGTGCCAGCAATCCCAACAGCAACACCAGCCCCTGAATCCGCGTCAGGACGACACCTTGCGATTCGGAGACGCGGCGCACCACTCGCGCGGCTGAACCGGGCACGGCCTTCTGGATGTCCGCTGCGATCGAGCCGGGATACGGCGTGCAAAACCACCGCTCGTATTCCGCCGACGTGAGCGCCTTCGGGTCGAGCCGGTATTTCTCGGCCAGCTTGTTTTCGGGCGTGGTCAATGCGCTGATTTCCGCTTCGGAAATTTTGCCTTCGAGTCCGGCAATGCGCTGCACCGTCGGCAGCGCGGCGATGACGGCGGTGTCTTCTGAATCGCCCGTGGAGACAACACCGACGATTCGCAATGTTGCATCGCCAACTCGGATGGTTTGCCCGGTGGCCAGATGGAGTTCGCGGGCGAGGTCAGCGCCGAGCAAGCATTCATCCGCGCTGGATGGCCATACGCCGGTGAGTTGCCACGCGAGCGGGCGGTTTTCCAGCCTTACACCGAGCAGCGGACGCTCACGATCATGCACGTTTGCCTTTGCCCACAGGCGCGGAGACACGCCGAGGATGTTGTTAGCCCAAAAGAGCGATTTCAGCGCGACGAGTTGCGTTTCCTGCAAGAAAGCCGGTTGGACCGCTGCCGCCAGTTCGTGACCGCCAACGCGCACAGGAATGGCGGCGCTGGCGGGTTCAAGCTTGATGTTCGCGCCGAAGGAGCGCAACTCGCGATTCATCTTGTCGCCGACATCAAGACTCAACGCGAGCAGTGCGACGACGAGCGTCACGCCAATCCACACTGCCACTGCGGCGAGCAGCTTGCGCGAGCCGCGCCGCATCAGCGATTCCATGAGCATCCGGTAAAACATCAGCGGTGGGACTCCTTGTTTTTCTCGCGGAACAAATCCCGGCATTTTGCCCGGCAAAAATAGTAAGTCTTGCCGTTGACCGTCTCGAACGCGGCGGCTTCGTTCATGTTCACCATCATTCCACAGATTGGATCAATGGCCGTAAGGCCGGTCTGCTCCATTGCCGGAAAGCGGTGCGCCTCCTTCTCCAGCGTGGTCACGCGCACGTTGATCGCAGTCGCTGACAACTCACCCTCCAATGGAACAGGGTTGCATCCGCCAGCCTGACCAACCGTGAGGGGATTGATCTCTGCAACGCAGTTCAGGCAAATGAGATTCGGGCCTTCTTGCAAGTAGCCGAACGCGCCACAGATTTCGCACGCGTCGAGAGCGGTGTGGATTTTGCCATCGGCGGTTTTCAGTGCCAGAAATCGCACGGTCCGATTGCCGCTCGCGAAGCCGTAGCGATGCAGCTTGCCGTCTTCGAGCGCGGACAGTTCAACGGTCACGAAACCATTCTCGGCGTGGATTGGTTCTGGCGGAGGCAGTTTTTTCGGCATCGCTTCGCGCGCGTAAACCACCGTGACCGATGCGAGCACGATGAGCGCGCTCAAGATCGCGCCGTAGCCGTAGAACCGCTCGCGGGCCGCCCGCGCCAAGGCCAGCCGCCGTTCGGCTTCTGCCAATCCTTCCGTCACCAGCGCAGGTTTCTTTAACCCGGAGATCCAAACCCACAGCGGGATCGCTACGATGGCGAGGATGAAGAGTGAGTTGTGGCGAACAATTGGGCCGACGAGTGCCATGCTTCGCTGCGTGGCGGGAAGAACACCCGCTTCGGAGAACTCGTGATAGCCGTTGATAACAAGTTGTGCGACGAAAATGGCCAGCACCCATTCGGTCACGGTGAAGAACCGCCGCAGATTCACGTGCAAGCTGCCGCGCACGAACATCACTCCGAAGACGACTGCGCCCACGAGGCCCAGCAACGTGCCGATGAAGCTGAACATCGCCTCGGTCGTGAGATTGACCGCGCTGAGAAGCAATACCGTCTCCGCACCTTCGCGGAACACCATCAGGAAGGCAAACGCACCCAAGCCCCACATCTCTTGAATGCTGCGTTCCGGTGAGGCCTGAGCGGCCTGCCGCACGCGCTGCTCGACTTGCGACTTGAATTTGCGGGCATTGCGATGCACCCACCACATCATCGTCCCGACGAACGCTGCCGAAACCCAATAGAGCACACCCTCGTAAGCTTCTCCATTGATCGGTAACAGCCGCAGAGCCACGGCTGCGGCAATGCTGGCGACAACGGCCAGACCGAGCCCCAAGAACACGGGCCGCTCCAAGTGCCGCCGACCCGACTGACGAAGCACGACAAGGAGAATGTCGATGACGAGCGCCGCCTCGACGCCCTCGCGCAACATGATGACAAAGGATTCAAACATGGCCGTATCTCCCGAAATTAAGATTTGCTTTCACCGTGTGAGTATAAAGTGATGACAGCCAGCCCACTGTCGGCAGGTTGCCATTCTTTAGCGGTGGATTGCGCGTCTCTCATTGCCCTTCTTCGAGGGAAGCTCCCGTGCGAACATCCATCGTCTGCTCAATGGGAGTGACAACGATGCACCCGTCGTCAACAAGGCCTGTGTGCGCGGCCTTCTGGACGGCTCGGACGACCGTCTCTGCCAGATTATCCGGTAAAATGATTTCCAGCCTGGTTTTGGCGATCTGGTCGAATGCGCCGTGGCCCTCGGAAAGACTGTGCGCTTGGGAAATTGTCACCGCAGGCAAGCCTTTGATTTCACGCAAAGCATCAAGGACGGTCTCAAGCATGATCGGTTTGATGATGGCTTTGACTTCTTTCATAACTTTGTAATGGGCTGCTTAAACGGACTGTAACGGATCAGGCGAAAGGAACGTTTCGCGGCGTGTGAACACACCGCGACCGATGACCGTCTCGTGAGAGACGGGTTACGAAATGAGAGAAGGAGCGCGCGGCGGCAGAGCCGTGCGGAAGGCGAAGTGAAAAGTTGAGGCGAGTTCGGGCGGAGCAGTGCTCCATTCCGTCTGGCAGCCCGACTTCAGAGCAAGCAATTGCTCATCAAGAATGGTTTGGCAGAAACTTGGGACAACGACCGTCGCAAATTCAGGCGCGACAACCTTGGTTTCCGATTGCTCGTAACCGCCGGAGGAAACCCAATCACAAATTCGGCAATCCTCGTCGCTGCCGGCATAGAATGCGGTCTGGAAGCTTGCGTTGCCGCACCCGGCCGGGTTTTGAGCCAGCCGACTATTCGTCAACTGGCAATGCACCACGCAGGGAAACCAAGTTCCCATCAGGAGCAGGACCAGAATTGACTTCAGCAAGTCCACGTTGCACATGATACTGATTCTCAACAGTGGTTCAACCTCTTTATTCCCTGTTGCGGTTTGTAGTGGTGGCATCGGGAGTGGCGACCTCGTTGGTTTGCATTTCCTTCCGATGCTGATGTTGCAAATGTTGTTGATGGCGCTGTCGCGCTCGTGCTCTTAGCCAGAAGTAGTCCGCGACGACAAGCGAAATCGAAACCAGAGCGACACCGATTAACATCAGCCGACTTTTGCGCTTCTCTTTGCGAAGCTGCTCCGCCTGCTTCGCAGCACTTTGGGCGTGCTTGGCGGCGGTTTGTGGTGACTTCCATCGGCTCACTGGTTCTCATCAAGGTTGGTGTTGGTTGATCCAGACTGTTTTCGTGACGAACGGCTTTCCGAAAAACGGCGAGCGGTAGTAAACCGTCGCGCGTGTGCCGTTCTTAAGTTCGGTAGCAGGCACACACTTCCAGTCGCGCAGGAATTG
This portion of the Acidobacteriota bacterium genome encodes:
- a CDS encoding P-II family nitrogen regulator; its protein translation is MKEVKAIIKPIMLETVLDALREIKGLPAVTISQAHSLSEGHGAFDQIAKTRLEIILPDNLAETVVRAVQKAAHTGLVDDGCIVVTPIEQTMDVRTGASLEEGQ
- a CDS encoding FtsX-like permease family protein, which gives rise to MATNRRGMLATMVVRSLLNNARISAWTLITLAMCAALVTLFTTAAFEVGRKMSAALRQVGANAVAYPANAAQTDWSAFTNVAHAHGASVAQLAVRVGMIKGNPVAVVAADPEALRQLTPYWAVTGQRAAGAKECVVGRRAATTLELKTGQPVSIEWPGESKSSQFTVAGIMETGDEDDDRVFVTGPLEQTEFRYALLSVAGGENQIDRMAQALTASSANVEIKPLRQILRGEEHVLEKVNLLCVVSLWTVLVLTALGVSASMLARVIERRKEFALLQALGAKRRSVIGFLLAESAALGLAAAVIGFGIGTALAALVSRQIFHAVITPHGTAGLAALGTTTLVALLAGGIACVRALRFQPATALRGE
- a CDS encoding ABC transporter ATP-binding protein, whose protein sequence is MNMNTVAITLENATRAYPGGVCALDGVSVQIALGEWVSLIGPSGSGKTTFLNLLDGLDRPTSGRVVVLERETTQFASDEMTTFRRENIGLIFQQFHLIPYLTALENVMLAQYYHSLADKEQAARALEAVQMTHRTSHLPSQLSGGEQQRVCIARALINDPKIILADEPTANLDEANEEKVIEIFHALHQRGKTIVVATHDPGLGNLAQRKILLRHGRVVAEYRNDGVAAAINCPTDLRERATHKSDACPNCGMNLFKKHEHQQVI
- a CDS encoding ABC transporter permease — protein: MFYRMLMESLMRRGSRKLLAAVAVWIGVTLVVALLALSLDVGDKMNRELRSFGANIKLEPASAAIPVRVGGHELAAAVQPAFLQETQLVALKSLFWANNILGVSPRLWAKANVHDRERPLLGVRLENRPLAWQLTGVWPSSADECLLGADLARELHLATGQTIRVGDATLRIVGVVSTGDSEDTAVIAALPTVQRIAGLEGKISEAEISALTTPENKLAEKYRLDPKALTSAEYERWFCTPYPGSIAADIQKAVPGSAARVVRRVSESQGVVLTRIQGLVLLLGLLALMACTLSTMGVLTSAVLERRTEVALMRAIGAHGENILRLFLTEASLLGLAGGTVAAATGSWLGAWLVHAVFGSQTETHAALWLLSPMLGLITALAGSALPVAHTLNQNTAEVLHGN
- a CDS encoding DUF2318 domain-containing protein, with translation MFESFVIMLREGVEAALVIDILLVVLRQSGRRHLERPVFLGLGLAVVASIAAAVALRLLPINGEAYEGVLYWVSAAFVGTMMWWVHRNARKFKSQVEQRVRQAAQASPERSIQEMWGLGAFAFLMVFREGAETVLLLSAVNLTTEAMFSFIGTLLGLVGAVVFGVMFVRGSLHVNLRRFFTVTEWVLAIFVAQLVINGYHEFSEAGVLPATQRSMALVGPIVRHNSLFILAIVAIPLWVWISGLKKPALVTEGLAEAERRLALARAARERFYGYGAILSALIVLASVTVVYAREAMPKKLPPPEPIHAENGFVTVELSALEDGKLHRYGFASGNRTVRFLALKTADGKIHTALDACEICGAFGYLQEGPNLICLNCVAEINPLTVGQAGGCNPVPLEGELSATAINVRVTTLEKEAHRFPAMEQTGLTAIDPICGMMVNMNEAAAFETVNGKTYYFCRAKCRDLFREKNKESHR